One window of Mesoplodon densirostris isolate mMesDen1 chromosome 15, mMesDen1 primary haplotype, whole genome shotgun sequence genomic DNA carries:
- the ZNF26 gene encoding zinc finger protein 26: MASRSRTASCWGLSSFKDISMEFTWEEWQLLDSAQKHLYRDVTLENYSNLVSLGYHGTKPDLVFKLEQGEEPWIINAEVSRQSCPEGWEEWYQKNQDELESVERSYACNAFGKLHLSKSHISSRQSLLKYNTHGKSLTQNLASARSYLRQNPDQFHGCDESYFLKHQRTHSIEKNCVCNECGKAFRCKSQLIVHLRIHTGERPYECTKCERAFSAKSNLNAHQRVHTGEKPYSCIECGKVFSFRSQLIVHQEIHSGGKPYGCSECGKAYSWKSQLILHQRSHTGVKPYECSECGKAFSLKSPFIVHQRTHTGVKPHKCSDCGKAFRSKSYLLVHIRMHTGEKPYQCRDCGKAFSMKTQLVVHQGIHTGNNPYQCSECGKAFGRKEQLTAHLRAHAGEKPYGCSECGKAFSSKSYLVIHRRAHTGERPYECSFCERAFCGKSQLIIHQRTHSTEKPYECSECEKAYPRKASLQIHQKTHSGEKPHKCSECGKAFTQKSSLSEHQRVHTGEKPWKCSECGKSFCWNSGLRIHRKTHK; this comes from the exons GGATTGTCGTCATTCAAGGATATATCTATGGAGTTCACCTGGGAAGAATGGCAGTTACTGGATTCTGCGCAGAAGCACCTGTACCGGGATGTGACTCTGGAAAACTATAGTAACCTGGTGTCTTTGG GGTATCATGGTACCAAACCTGATTTAGTCTTCAAGTTGGAGCAAGGAGAAGAGCCATGGATAATAAACGCGGAAGTTTCCCGTCAGAGCTGTCCAG aaggttgGGAAGAATGGTACCAGAAAAACCAAGATGAACTTGAAAGTGTTGAGAGAAGCTATGCTTGTAATGCATTTGGAAAGCTTCATCTGAGCAAAAGCCACATTTCTTCAAGACAAAGCCTCCTTAAATATAATACACATGGAAAAAGCTTGACACAAAACTTAGCTTCAGCCAGAAGCTATCTAAGACAGAATCCTGATCAGTTTCATGGGTGTGATGAATCATATTTTCTTAAGCATCAAAGAACTCATAGTATAGAAAAAAACTGTGTATGTAACGAATGTGGGAAAGCTTTTCGTTGTAAATCACAGCTCATTGTACATCTCAGAATTCATACAGGAGAGAGACCATACGAATGCACTAAATGTGAGAGAGCCTTCAGTGCCAAGTCAAACCTCAATGCTCATCAAAGAGtccacacaggagagaagccCTACTCCTGTATCGAGTGTGGGAAAGTCTTCTCATTCAGGTCACAGCTCATTGTCCATCAGGAAATTCACTCAGGAGGGAAACCTTATGgttgcagtgaatgtgggaaagcctacAGCTGGAAATCACAGCTTATTTTGCACCAGAGAAGCCATACAGGAGTGAAACCCTatgaatgcagtgaatgtgggaaagcctttagtCTGAAGTCCCCATTCATTGTGCACCAGAGAACTCACACAGGAGTGAAACCCCATAAATGCAGTgactgtgggaaagccttcaggaGTAAGTCGTATCTCCTCGTTCACATTAGGATGCACACGGGAGAGAAGCCCTATCAGTGCAGGGACTGTGGGAAGGCCTTCAGCATGAAGACACAACTCGTTGTGCACCAGGGAATTCACACAGGAAATAATCCTTAtcagtgcagtgaatgtgggaaggccttcgGTAGGAAGGAACAGCTCACTGCGCATCTGAGAGCTCACGCGGGAGAGAAGCCCTATGGGTGCAGtgagtgtgggaaagccttcagcaGCAAGTCATACCTCGTTATACACCGGAGAGCACACACAGGAGAGAGACCCTATGAGTGTAGCTTCTGTGAGAGAGCCTTTTGTGGGAAATCACAGCTAATTATACATCAGAGAACTCATTCAACAGAGAAGCCCTATGAATGCAGCGAATGTGAGAAAGCCTATCCTAGGAAGGCATCACTTCAGATACACCAGAAGACTCATTCAGGAGAAAAACCCCACAAATGCAGTGAATGCGGGAAAGCCTTCACTCAGAAGTCATCTCTCAGTGAACATCAGAGAGTTCATACAGGAGAGAAGCCATGGAAATGCTctgaatgtgggaaatccttcTGCTGGAATTCAGGGCTTCGTATACATCGAAAAACACACAAGTGA